In Melopsittacus undulatus isolate bMelUnd1 chromosome 6, bMelUnd1.mat.Z, whole genome shotgun sequence, the following proteins share a genomic window:
- the RAD54L gene encoding DNA repair and recombination protein RAD54-like: MRRSLAPSQLAKRKAGEEEEEEDWRPPPTRKKQKPVSETDSAECYRSPFRKPLAQLTNRPHCLDSSQHEAFIRSILSKPFKVPIPNYKGPLGLRALGIKRAGLRSPLHDPFEEGALVLYEPPLLRAHDQLKIDKDKAPVHVVVDPVLSRVLRPHQREGVKFLWDCVTSRRIPGSYGCIMADEMGLGKTLQCITLMWTLLRQSPDCKPEIEKAMVVSPSSLVRNWYNEVEKWLGGRIQPLAIDGGSKEEIDRKLVGFMNQRGLRVPSPILIISYETFRLHAEALQKGSVGLVICDEGHRLKNSENQTYQALNSLNTPRRVLISGTPIQNDLLEYFSLVHFVNSGILGTAQEFKRHFEIPILKGRDADASEAERHKGEERLKELISIVNRCLIRRTSDILSKYLPVKIEQVVCCRLTPLQAELYKNFLKQAKPVEELKEGKIGVSSLSSITSLKKLCNHPALIHDKCVEEEEGFMGALDLFPAGYSTKSVEPQLSGKMLVLDYILAVTKSTSNDKVVLVSNYTQTLDLFEKLCRNRRYLYVRLDGTMSIKKRAKVVERFNSASSPEFIFMLSSKAGGCGLNLIGANRLVMFDPDWNPANDEQAMARVWRDGQKKTCYIYRLLSTGTIEEKVFQRQTHKKALSSCVVDEEQDVERHFSLGELKELFTLNESTTSDTHDKIKCRRCVNGHQVRPPPEGSDCTSDLSQWHHCADKRGLQDSVLKAAWDAAVTFTFHHHSHEEQRGIP, from the exons ATG AGAAGGAGCCTGGCCCCCAGCCAGCTGGCCAAGAGGAAGGcgggcgaggaggaggaggaggaggattgGCGTCCGCCGCCG ACTCGGAAGAAGCAGAAGCCTGTCAGTGAGACAGACAGTGCAGAATGCTACAGGTCGCCTTTCCGGAAACCCTTGGCTCAGTTGACCAACAGACCTCATTGCCTGGATAGCAGTCAACAT GAGGCTTTTATCCGCAGCATTTTGTCCAAACCCTTCAAAGTCCCGATTCCAAATTATAAAG ggCCGCTGGGCTTGCGTGCGCTGGGTATCAAACGAGCAGGGCTGAGGAGTCCTCTCCATGACCCTTTTGAGGAAGGAGCTCTGGTTCTGTATGAGCCCCCACTGCTGAGGGCCCACGACCAGCTGAAAATAGACAA GGACAAAGCACCTGTACATGTTGTGGTGGATCCTGTCCTCAGTCGTGTTTTACGGCCCCATCAGAGAGAA GGAGTGAAATTCCTCTGGGACTGTGTGACGAGCCGGCGCATCCCTGGGAGCTATGGCTGTATCATGGCAGATGAAATGGGACTGGGCAAAACCTTGCAGTGCATCACACTCATGTGGACGCTTCTCCGGCAAAGTCCAGACTGCAAACCTGAAATAGAGAAAGCCATGGTGGTGTCTCCCTCCAGCCTGGTGAGAAACTGGTACAATGAAGTAGAGAAATGGCTGGGGGGAAGGATCCAGCCACTAGCCATTGATGGAGGCTCCAAAGAAGAGATTGACCGTAAACTAG TTGGCTTTATGAACCAGCGTGGCCTGCGAGTGCCTTCACCCATCCTGATCATCTCCTATGAGACCTTCCGTCTCCACGCTGAGGCATTGCAGAAGGGCAGTGTTGGACTGGTCATATGTGATGAG gGCCATAGACTGAAGAACTCTGAAAACCAAACATACCAAGCTCTCAACAGCTTGAATACACCTCGACGAGTCCTTATCTCAGGCACCCCCATTCAGAACGACCTGCTTGAGTATTTCAGCTTGGTGCACTTTGTCAATTCTGGCATCCTGG GGACTGCACAGGagtttaaaagacattttgaaattCCCATCTTGAAAGGCAGAGATGCGGATGCAAGTGAAGCTGAGCGACACAAAGGAGAAGAGAGGCTTAAAGAGCTGATCAGTATTGTGAACAG GTGTTTAATCCGAAGAACTTCAGACATCCTGTCCAAATACCTGCCGGTGAAGATTGAGCAGGTGGTCTGCTGCAG ACTGACACCTCTGCAGGCTGAGCTGTACAAGAACTTCCTGAAGCAAGCCAAACCAGTGGAGGAGCTGAAGGAGGGCAAAATCGGTGTGTCGTCTCTCTCTTCCATCACTTCCTTGAAGAAGCTCTGCAATC ACCCTGCTCTTATACACGATAAGTGtgtggaagaggaggaaggtttTATGGGAGCCCTGGACTTGTTCCCTGCTGGCTACAGCACCAAATCTGTGGAACCCCAGCTTTCAG GAAAGATGCTGGTTTTGGACTACATCCTTGCTGTTACAAAAAGCACTAGTAATGATAAGGTGGTTTTAGTGTCTAACTACACTCAAACACTGGACCTATTTGAAAagctctgcagaaacagaag GTATTTATATGTCCGGCTGGATGGCACCATGTCCATTAAAAAGAGAGCAAAGGTTGTGGAGAGATTCAACAGTGCCTCG AGCCCTGAGTTTATCTTCATGCtaagcagcaaagcaggaggCTGTGGTTTGAATTTGATCGGGGCTAACAGACTGGTTATGTTTGACCCAGACTGGAATCCAGCAAATGATGAGCAGGCCATGGCTCGTGTGTGGCGGGATGGCCAGAAGAAGACATGCTACATCTACCGGCTGCTTTCG ACAGGGACCATAGAGGAGAAGGTATTCCAACGCCAGACCCACAAGAAGGCCCTCAGTAGCTGTGTGGTGGATGAGGAACAGGATGTAGAAAGACATTTCTCACTTGGGGAGCTGAAAGAGCTCTTCACGTTGAATGAGTCCACCACCAGTGACACCCATGACAA GATCAAGTGTCGTCGTTGTGTGAATGGCCACCAGGTCCGGCCCCCTCCTGAGGGATCTGACTGCACCTCTGACCTCTCCCAGTGGCACCACTGTGCCGACAAGCGGGGGCTACAAGACTCTGTGCTGAAGGCTGCATGGGATGCTGCTGTCACCTTCACTTTTCATCACCACTCCCATGAAGAGCAGCGAGGGATACCCTAA